A stretch of Clostridium formicaceticum DNA encodes these proteins:
- a CDS encoding helix-turn-helix domain-containing protein — MSRVGDRIKEERVKKGITPKQLGKKCGVTESFILDIESGRKIINEKLLSQISKVLGSNLEESMVLEVSFDDKKETTEKKSQKLIPSSSIKRPEVEPLAQWEDALSNIIKKIPIYDMQMTAIKDYKSFPIIDKKVEGFHPDKLIYIEISDDLLTQYRIKKGDRCLIYLNQEFTNGAFHLIEYDDKKRLRKLKKAEGNNKIQFVEGLDGKALIKDRKEIKVLGKLVRVEIDFK; from the coding sequence ATGAGCCGCGTGGGAGACAGAATCAAAGAAGAGAGAGTGAAAAAAGGTATTACCCCTAAACAGTTAGGGAAAAAATGTGGAGTGACAGAGTCCTTTATCTTAGATATTGAAAGTGGTCGCAAAATTATCAACGAAAAACTACTCAGTCAAATTTCTAAAGTATTGGGTTCTAATTTAGAAGAAAGTATGGTGTTAGAAGTATCTTTTGACGATAAAAAAGAAACAACTGAAAAAAAATCGCAAAAACTCATACCTTCATCTTCTATAAAAAGACCAGAAGTAGAGCCTTTAGCCCAATGGGAAGACGCATTATCTAATATCATAAAAAAAATTCCTATTTATGATATGCAGATGACAGCCATCAAAGATTATAAGAGTTTTCCCATTATCGATAAGAAAGTAGAAGGTTTTCATCCAGACAAGTTGATCTATATAGAAATTTCAGATGATCTCCTGACACAATATAGAATTAAAAAAGGAGATCGATGTCTGATCTATTTAAACCAAGAGTTTACCAATGGTGCCTTTCACCTAATAGAATATGATGATAAAAAGCGTCTAAGGAAGCTAAAAAAGGCAGAAGGTAACAACAAAATTCAGTTCGTTGAAGGACTTGATGGTAAAGCCCTTATAAAAGATAGAAAAGAGATTAAAGTGCTAGGCAAGTTGGTTCGGGTAGAAATTGACTTTAAATAA